The DNA segment TGATAGGGTAACTGCTCTAACTTCCCGTTTGGTAAGTTGTCCGTCGTGGTGATAAACGCTATCTGGTAATCCTGGTAATCTGGGTAAGGCGACAACACCAGTATCGACGATACAGTGTACAGCGATCGCATTTAAATCTGCCAGTTCTGTTTCCTGCCAAGTTGCAGCTATCCCTGTTAATATCCTTTCATGAATACCGCCCATCCGTTCCAAAACTGTGAGTTGGCTATTCCCAAAACCTCGCTGTGTGAGGGTTTCAGCAACAATACTCGGTGTATTTTTCCCCTCACTCAAAATTAATAACCGCGCACCAGGATATATGTAAGATTGCAGCAAAGCCGAGGGACGACCGCATAAACTCAAGGTTTCTACCTCCGTTAAAGACCATCCTAATCGGGCGCAGGCCAGGCTAAAAGATGAAGGTGCGGGGATAATTGTCATTTCGGATATGGAAATTTGTCGCGCCAAGGTGACACCAATACCGTAATACATGGGATCACCACTGGCTAACACACATACAGATTTACCCCGACGCTGGATAATTTCTGCCACTGCGGTAGTAATAGGAGAAGTCCAGAGGATTTTTTCCCGTGGGTCGTTTGGAGGTAACATTGCTAAATGGCGATCGCCTCCTACAACGATTTCCGCTTGATTGAGTAGAGAAATAGCGATCGCACTTAACCCCAATAATCCATCTTCACCAATACCGATAATAGATAGCCATTTCTGCGTCATAAGCTACCCAAAATTGAATCTGTTAGCACTTGTCATAAAAAATTTTAATTTGAAAGCAAAACCCTTGACCCTTCTTAATTTACTATCACTTTTCCATCACATTTATTCTTTATAATTTTAAGAATTAGCTCAACACCAGACAGCTAATGCTCTACGTTTAGCCTGCCTATGGGAAATATTGAGGCAACAAAATGACAGCAAAAGTTGAAGAAATTATCCAATCACATCAATGGCACAATTTATCTGCATCAAAAGTGGCTCAATATTTAGATGCAAATCTAGATACAGGTTTGACATCAAATCAGATAGCAAAACGGCAGGAAAGCTTTGGTGCGAATGAACTCAAGGGTAAAAAGGGAACTAGCCCGATAGTCAGATTTCTTCTACAATTCAATCAGCCGTTGCTGTACATTTTGCTGATTGCAGGTGCAATCAAAGCCTTAATTGGGCAGTGGGTAAATGCTTGGGTGATTTGGGGTGTCACCTTAATTAATGCCATTATTGGTTTTGTGCAAGAATCAAAAGCTGAAAGTGCGATCGCAGCTTTAGCTTCTTCAGTCCAAACTAATGCAACTATCCTACGCAACGGTCAAAAGGTACAAGTTCCTTCACAAGAATTAGTCCCTGGCGATTTAGTACTACTGACCTCTGGTGATAAAGTACCCGCCGATTTGCGTTTGATTCAGTCCCGCAATCTCCAAGTGAATGAATCTGCCCTCACTGGTGAGTCGGTTGCTATTGAGAAAAATACCGAACCTGTGGACGCGAATGCAGTTTTAGCAGAACGCAGCAACATGGCTTATGCTGGCAGTTTTGTGACCTTTGGCACTGGTAAGGGGATTGTTGTAGCCATTGGGGAAGCTACGGAAACCGGGCGGATATCCCAACTGATGGAGCAGGGTACAAGCCTTAAGACTCCCCTAACACGGAAATTTGATAAATTTAGCCGCACATTACTATACATAATTTTGGGCATCGCTGCCCTGACGTTTGCCGTTGGACTGGGATACGGTAATTCCTGGGCAAGTATGTTTGAAGCGGCGGTGGCTTTTGCTGTCAGTGCCATTCCTGAAGGATTACCTGCCGTAGTGACGGTAACATTGGCAATAGGTGTTTCACGGATGGCGAAGCGACACGCGATTGTGAGGAAATTACCAGCCGTGGAAACCCTCGGTGGCGCTACAGTCATCTGCTCGGATAAAACGGGTACACTCACAGAAAACCAGATGACTGTACAGGTGATTTATACTGACGGTCAATACTATACAGTTACAGGGACAGGTTATATTCCCGAAGGTGAAATCTTACGCGATGAACAGCCAGTAGATTGGCGTAGTTCTCCCGTATTGGCAGAATGTCTGCAAGCCGGATTGTTATGTAATGATTCCCACTTAGAGCAGAAGGAAGGAGAATGGCAAGTTATCGGTGATCCTACTGAAGGAGCGTTGATAGTTGTGGCGAATAAAGTGGGGCTGACTAGCAATAACTTAGAATCAGAAATGCCCAGGCTAGATGTCATCCCCTTTGAGTCTGAGTTTCAATACATGGCAACTTTGCATGAAGGGGGAAGTGGAGAAAATTCTGCAAGAGTCAGGACTATCTATGTAAAGGGTTCCGTTGAGGCTATTGTGCAACGTTGTCAGCAGATGTTAACTGGAGGTAATCTTGTTTCTGTGGATGCCCAGACTTTACATCAAGAAGTTGAGACAATGGCTCATCAGGGTTTGCGGGTGTTGGCGTTTGCACGGAAAACTGTATCGGTTAGTCAAGATTCCCTGGATCATGCAGATATCGACAATGATTTGGTTTTCTTGGGACTACAAGGAATGATCGATCCCCCACGAGCAGAAGCGATCGCCGCCGTAGCTGCTTGTCAAAATGCGGGGATTCAAGTCAAAATGATCACAGGCGACCACGCTGCCACAGCACAAGCGATCGCTCAAAGGATGGGCTTTAATCAAAATGGGGAAGTTCTCGCCTTTACTGGCGCGCAACTAGCCCAAATGTCACAAACACAACTGGCTACTGCCATAGAAGATGGGGCTGTATTTGCCCGTGTTGCCCCAGAACAGAAACTCCGCCTTGTAGAAGCCTTGCAATCAAAAGGCGAGGTTGTAGCGATGACGGGGGATGGTGTCAATGATGCACCAGCCTTGAGACAAGCAGATATTGGCATTGCAATGGGGGGTGCGGGTACAGAAGTAGCCAAAGAAGCCGCCGACATGATTTTGACTGATGATAACTTTGCTTCCATAGAAGCGGCAGTGGAGGAAGGACGGACTGTTTACCGCAACTTATTAAAAGCGATCGCCTTCATTTTACCTGTGAATGGCGGCGAATCCATGACGATTTTAATTAGTGTTTTACTTGCCAGAGAATTACCAATTTTATCTTTACAAGTCCTCTGGTTAAATATGGTTAATTCCATTGCTATGACTGTACCCTTGGCTTTTGAACCAAGTTCTCAACGGGTTATGCAGTTACCACCCCGTAGCCCTCGTGAGCCATTACTCTCCAAAAGTTTAGTCAAGCGCATCTTCGCAATTTCTATCTTTAACTGGATATTAATATTTGGTGTATTTGAATGGATTAAACAATCTACAGGCAATATTGATTTAGCCAGAACAATGGCAATTCAGGCGTTAGTATCTGGAAGATTTTTTTATCTTTTAAGTATTAGTCAGTTAGGAATTGCTGCCATTAATTTCCTGCGAGGAGTTAGGCAGAAACTTAGCGATATATCAGCCATAGCTATCGGCATTGTAACTACAATCATTTTGCAGATAATTTTCAGTCAATGGAGCTTGATGAATCAGTTATTTGCTACTGCACCATTGAATTTAACTCAATGGTTAACTTGCCTACTTGTAGGTTTACCAATGATTCCCGTAGCACTTATAGTCAATAAGTTCGACCCCCTTGACTGAATTGTTTCCCAATAGCTTTTTAGTCTACTTGCATGGCATGATCTGTATTTTGAGATTATCCCCACAATAAGATGACTACAAATACAGATTTTCGTATTGAACGCGATTCGATGGGCGATCGCCAAATTGCTAGTGATGTTTATTACGGTATTCAAACTCTCCGAGCCGTTGAAAATTTCCCCATTAGTGGTCTTAAGCCCTTACCTACTTACGTAGATGCTGGTCTTTTAATTAAAAAAGCTACAGCAATTGTCAATGGAGAACTAGGTTGTATTCCCCAAGATATTAGCCAAGCGATTGTGCAAGCAACCGATGAAATTCTGGCAGGGAAGTTAAGAGATCAGTTCGTCGTTGATGTCTATCAAGCTGGTGCAGGCACATCCCACCACATGAACATTAACGAAGTCCTAGCAAATCGGGCTTTGGAAATTTTGGGTGCAGAAAAGGGCAATTACCAACGAGTTAGCCCTAATGATCATGTGAACTACGGGCAGTCTACCAACGATGTTATTCCCACAGCAATTCGCATCGGTGGCTTATTGGCACTGACCAAAACATTACAGCCAGCATTAGAAAAAGCGATCGCCGCCTTAGAACACAAAGCTGTAGAATTTCAAGATATTGTCAAATCTGGCAGAACCCATTTACAGGATGCCGTTCCCGTCCGCTTGGGTGATAATTTCGCCGCTTGGGCGCATATCCTCTCAGAACATCAAAACCGCATTTACACTGCCTCTGGAGACTTGATGGTACTCGGTTTAGGTGGTAGTGCGGCGGGAACAGGCTTAAACACCCATCCTCAATACCGCGCCCGTGTGGTGGAAGTACTGGCAGAATTACTAAACTTACCACTCCAACCCGCCCCCCATCTCATGGCTGCCATGCAGAGTATGTCCCCATTTGTGAACGTTTCCGGGGCGATACGCAACCTAGCCCAAGACTTAGCGAAAATTTCCCACGACTTGAGGCTGATGGACTCCGGGCCAAAAACTGGTTTAAAAGAAATTCAACTACCCCCAGTCCAACCCGGTTCCTCAATCATGCCAGGCAAATATAACCCCGTTATGGCAGAGATGACATCGATGGTGTGTTTCCAGGTGATGGGTTACGATCAGGCGATCGCTCTTGCAGCCCAAGCCGGACAATTAGAATTAAACGTGATGATGCCGTTGATTGCCTATGATTTGATCCACAGCATCGAAATTCTGGGGTCAACCATCGCCGCCCTTACAGAACGCTGCATTCAAGGAATTACCGCCAACAAAGAACGCTGTTTAGCCTACGCCGAAGGCAGTTTAGCTTTAGTTACCGCCCTCAACACTCACATTGGTTATTTAAATGCCGCAGATGTCGCCAAAGAATCCTTAAACACAGGAAAATCTCTAAGGCAGATTGTGTTAGAAAAAGGACTGATGAGCGAAGCAGAGTTAGCCACCGTGTTAAATCTAGAAGAAATGAGTAGTATATTGCCACTCCAAACAGAGTAATTAAGGGACTGGGGACTGGGGACTGGGGATTGATTTGTCTTTAAGCTAATACGTGTATAAATTACATAACTACTAAAAAGGACTGTCAACAGTCAACAGTCAACAGTCAACAGTCAATAGCCATACTTACCAAATCATCTATGCAGAACCAAAAACCATCTGTCAGCCTGATCCGGGCTACTTCCTACGAACGGGAAGCATTAAAGAAATCTCTTGTTACCTTGCTAGAACCTTTTGGGGGGATGGCAGCTTTTGTTAAACCAGGACAACGGGTTTTACTGAAACCTAATTTACTCACGGGAGCGCGTCCCACTAAAGAATGTACCACCCGTGCCGAACTAGTTTATGCCGTTGCCCAAATGGTAATCGCCGCAGGTGGAAAGCCATTTTTGGGAGATAGTCCAGCATTTGGTAGTGCTAAAGGTGTAGCCATAGCCAACGGTTATCAGCCACTTATTCAAGAACTCAATCTGCCAATCATCGATTTTCACGGCAAACGTTACGAAACTGTTAGTGAAAACTTTAATCACTTGCTACTGAGTAAAGAAGTCATAGAAGCAGATGTGGTGATTAACTTACCAAAAGTCAAATCCCATACCCAATTAACTTTAACTTTGGGCGTAAAAAACCTCTTTGGTTGCGTTCCTGGCAAAATGAAAGCATGGTGGCACATGGAAGTTGGGAAGGATGCTGACCGATTTGGAGAAATGCTGGTAGAAACCGCCAGGGCAATTAACCCAGATTTAACTATTTTAGACGGCATTATCGGTCACGAAGGCAATGGCCCCAGTGGCGGCGAACCTCGTGCCTTGGGTATATTGGCAGCCGCATCAGATATATTTGCCCTAGATAGGGCAATGGTAGAAATTCTCAACGTCCCACCCCATCAAGTACCTACCGTTGCCGCATCCCAAAGATTAGGGGTTTGCCCAGAACTTGCTGATATTCAGTTTCCCAACTTACATCCTGATTTATTAAAAATTGACGATTGGCAACTTCCTGATAAGTTGATGCCCATTGATTTTGCTATGCCCCGTGTGATTAAGTCCACTTTTAAACACTTCTATATCCGCTTTATCAAAGAACCCATGAGCGCCTACGGTAGACAGTAACCAAAAAAACCGCCACTAGATTAGGGCGGTCTGGTTAAGCAATCGGAGGGTAATCTCTAGCCTATTCTGCTCATCAAGATATTGCTGTAGCAGGATTTGCAGTTGTATTTGCTCAAAAGCTTAAGTTAATCATTTTTAGGCTGTTCAGTCCAATAAGGTGCGTCAGTGCGATAGAACCTAAATATACTTAGAAATTATTCACACTGACGCACCCTACTAGGCTTGGAACAGAGCTTGCTTATATCAACTTACAAAATGCCCCAAAAATGGAGAAAGCCTTGGCCTGAAAAAGCTTCAATCAACACGATAGATAGAAAACCAATCATTGCAAAGCGACCATTCCAACTTTCACTCTCACTAGTGAAACCAAAACGCACAGCATTAGGACTTTCGGTAACAGTAGACTTAGGATTCTTAAAACCAGACATAAACAAAACTCCAATGTATTGCGTTGTACAGCTTTCACTGTCTGTAACGTAATGTAACAGATGTTGAAGGGAATGGAAGATTTATCGTAAATAGGAGTACTAGGTTACCGTACTGAAAACCAAAGTTTTTGATTAGCGATCGCTAGTAACTTACTTCCTTAGATAATAAAAACTAATCAAGTATATATATTTTAGTAATATTAATTAATTACCCAATTTTTGTAAAGCAGTGTAAAGTATTGTTACAGGCAAAAAACAACTGCCTGATTCATAAAACCAACGTAATCATAAAAACATGACCGCAACCTTACAACAGCGCAAAAGCGCCAACGTATGGGAACAGTTCTGCGAGTGGATTACCAGCACCAACAACCGTCTATACATCGGTTGGTTCGGCGTACTAATGATCCCCACCTTGCTAGCTGCAACCACCTGCTTCATCATCGCCTTCATCGCTGCACCCCCAGTAGACATCGACGGCATCCGTGAACCAGTAGCAGGTTCCCTAATCTACGGAAACAACATCATCTCCGGTGCAGTTGTTCCATCCTCCAACGCCATCGGCTTGCACTTCTACCCAATTTGGGAAGCAGCATCCCTAGACGAGTGGTTGTACAACGGTGGCCCTTACCAATTGGTAATTTTCCACTTCCTAACTGGCGTATTCTGCTACTTAGGACGTGAATGGGAACTATCCTACCGCTTAGGAATGCGTCCTTGGATCTGCCTAGCATTCTCTGCACCAGTAGCAGCAGCAACCGCAGTATTCTTGATCTACCCAATCGGACAAGGTTCCTTCTCAGATGGTATGCCCTTGGGTATCTCCGGCACATTCAACTTCATGATCGTGTTCCAAGCAGAACACAACATCTTGATGCACCCCTTCCATATGTTGGGTGTAGCTGGTGTATTCGGTGGTTCCTTGTTCTCTGCAATGCACGGTTCCTTGGTAACCTCTTCCTTAGTTCGTGAAACAACCGAAAACGAATCACAAAACTACGGTTAC comes from the Nostoc sp. PCC 7120 = FACHB-418 genome and includes:
- a CDS encoding bifunctional cobalt-precorrin-7 (C(5))-methyltransferase/cobalt-precorrin-6B (C(15))-methyltransferase — translated: MTQKWLSIIGIGEDGLLGLSAIAISLLNQAEIVVGGDRHLAMLPPNDPREKILWTSPITTAVAEIIQRRGKSVCVLASGDPMYYGIGVTLARQISISEMTIIPAPSSFSLACARLGWSLTEVETLSLCGRPSALLQSYIYPGARLLILSEGKNTPSIVAETLTQRGFGNSQLTVLERMGGIHERILTGIAATWQETELADLNAIAVHCIVDTGVVALPRLPGLPDSVYHHDGQLTKREVRAVTLSTLAPTPGQLLWDVGAGCGSISIEWMRTNPRCQAIAIEQNSSRLQYIADNAAALGTPNLKIVAGKAPHILQDLPTPDAIFIGGGVTATGLFDICWQALRPGGRLIANVVTIEGEQTLFQWYEKVGGSFTRIAIQRAEPIGKFLGWRAMATVTQWVAVKD
- a CDS encoding cation-translocating P-type ATPase, whose translation is MTAKVEEIIQSHQWHNLSASKVAQYLDANLDTGLTSNQIAKRQESFGANELKGKKGTSPIVRFLLQFNQPLLYILLIAGAIKALIGQWVNAWVIWGVTLINAIIGFVQESKAESAIAALASSVQTNATILRNGQKVQVPSQELVPGDLVLLTSGDKVPADLRLIQSRNLQVNESALTGESVAIEKNTEPVDANAVLAERSNMAYAGSFVTFGTGKGIVVAIGEATETGRISQLMEQGTSLKTPLTRKFDKFSRTLLYIILGIAALTFAVGLGYGNSWASMFEAAVAFAVSAIPEGLPAVVTVTLAIGVSRMAKRHAIVRKLPAVETLGGATVICSDKTGTLTENQMTVQVIYTDGQYYTVTGTGYIPEGEILRDEQPVDWRSSPVLAECLQAGLLCNDSHLEQKEGEWQVIGDPTEGALIVVANKVGLTSNNLESEMPRLDVIPFESEFQYMATLHEGGSGENSARVRTIYVKGSVEAIVQRCQQMLTGGNLVSVDAQTLHQEVETMAHQGLRVLAFARKTVSVSQDSLDHADIDNDLVFLGLQGMIDPPRAEAIAAVAACQNAGIQVKMITGDHAATAQAIAQRMGFNQNGEVLAFTGAQLAQMSQTQLATAIEDGAVFARVAPEQKLRLVEALQSKGEVVAMTGDGVNDAPALRQADIGIAMGGAGTEVAKEAADMILTDDNFASIEAAVEEGRTVYRNLLKAIAFILPVNGGESMTILISVLLARELPILSLQVLWLNMVNSIAMTVPLAFEPSSQRVMQLPPRSPREPLLSKSLVKRIFAISIFNWILIFGVFEWIKQSTGNIDLARTMAIQALVSGRFFYLLSISQLGIAAINFLRGVRQKLSDISAIAIGIVTTIILQIIFSQWSLMNQLFATAPLNLTQWLTCLLVGLPMIPVALIVNKFDPLD
- a CDS encoding aspartate ammonia-lyase yields the protein MTTNTDFRIERDSMGDRQIASDVYYGIQTLRAVENFPISGLKPLPTYVDAGLLIKKATAIVNGELGCIPQDISQAIVQATDEILAGKLRDQFVVDVYQAGAGTSHHMNINEVLANRALEILGAEKGNYQRVSPNDHVNYGQSTNDVIPTAIRIGGLLALTKTLQPALEKAIAALEHKAVEFQDIVKSGRTHLQDAVPVRLGDNFAAWAHILSEHQNRIYTASGDLMVLGLGGSAAGTGLNTHPQYRARVVEVLAELLNLPLQPAPHLMAAMQSMSPFVNVSGAIRNLAQDLAKISHDLRLMDSGPKTGLKEIQLPPVQPGSSIMPGKYNPVMAEMTSMVCFQVMGYDQAIALAAQAGQLELNVMMPLIAYDLIHSIEILGSTIAALTERCIQGITANKERCLAYAEGSLALVTALNTHIGYLNAADVAKESLNTGKSLRQIVLEKGLMSEAELATVLNLEEMSSILPLQTE
- a CDS encoding DUF362 domain-containing protein, with the translated sequence MQNQKPSVSLIRATSYEREALKKSLVTLLEPFGGMAAFVKPGQRVLLKPNLLTGARPTKECTTRAELVYAVAQMVIAAGGKPFLGDSPAFGSAKGVAIANGYQPLIQELNLPIIDFHGKRYETVSENFNHLLLSKEVIEADVVINLPKVKSHTQLTLTLGVKNLFGCVPGKMKAWWHMEVGKDADRFGEMLVETARAINPDLTILDGIIGHEGNGPSGGEPRALGILAAASDIFALDRAMVEILNVPPHQVPTVAASQRLGVCPELADIQFPNLHPDLLKIDDWQLPDKLMPIDFAMPRVIKSTFKHFYIRFIKEPMSAYGRQ
- a CDS encoding chlorophyll a/b-binding protein, producing the protein MSGFKNPKSTVTESPNAVRFGFTSESESWNGRFAMIGFLSIVLIEAFSGQGFLHFWGIL
- the psbA gene encoding photosystem II q(b) protein — translated: MTATLQQRKSANVWEQFCEWITSTNNRLYIGWFGVLMIPTLLAATTCFIIAFIAAPPVDIDGIREPVAGSLIYGNNIISGAVVPSSNAIGLHFYPIWEAASLDEWLYNGGPYQLVIFHFLTGVFCYLGREWELSYRLGMRPWICLAFSAPVAAATAVFLIYPIGQGSFSDGMPLGISGTFNFMIVFQAEHNILMHPFHMLGVAGVFGGSLFSAMHGSLVTSSLVRETTENESQNYGYKFGQEEETYNIVAAHGYFGRLIFQYASFNNSRQLHFFLAAWPVIGIWFTALGVSTMAFNLNGFNFNQSIIDSQGRVINTWADIINRANLGMEVMHERNAHNFPLDLAAGEVAPVAISAPAING